One window of Actinomycetota bacterium genomic DNA carries:
- a CDS encoding AAA family ATPase translates to MADPQVGAFVGRDDVLTQLLEAFREASAGRTRAVLLTGDPGIGKTRVMEEFASLPALEEACVLWGGAWAGGAPAFWPWIQIVRSHLGRRGEAATLERFGSGARCVADLIPALRTSQPAGDGDPGHGRFELFDAFATFLANTAHAEGAAVVVLDDLHLADESSLRLAEFVIGAVRTAPLLLLGSCHESGAQPGGTADALGRFATSATRVALGGLTEAELSQLVAARTGTPPDARVVARLHALTDGNPSFADALLATATGPDTPLRLPDQLLSVVRSRLAGLSDAAQAVLGWAAVLGTEFGLEPLPYLAHLPARDLVALLAEARAAGVVRDADQADRYRFCPALVRDIVYDGLGPDRRVAMHGRVGDVLEGLERGDRAERLPALAHHYRLAAPRRGTEKALRYTLEAARTAARLLAHEEAAGGYQQALDLLAASQPAERARLLLLLADEQWRAGRTDLALDTLEETARLARQLGDGEMLARAALRMGGGRIESGAVRPGLVKLLEEALAGVDGEATALRVRLLGRLAVALYFTDDYLRRDRLSAEAVTLARKLDDPAAVASSLNTRHFAIWGRGTLAERLALAEEATRLAQDAGDAELVLEARTWRVVDLLEYGDRAGLDAEVARYVEDAEALRLPVYRWYGLLFATMRALLDGRLDAAEELVPRAVAAGRAAGIASSEQFGAVQLYLLRREQGRLPELAEAVEQFAAAYPALPVWRCGFALLLCETGRAADAIEILDELAADGFGRLPPDGNWLASAALLAEVCVRVGATGHAQRLYELLLPHADQHVVVATAVAYLGAVSHYLGLLAAALGEPDAAAAHFADARHRHVQMRAPAWLARTEEASAAAAVVRLPEDSARR, encoded by the coding sequence ACCCGCGTCATGGAGGAGTTCGCCTCCCTGCCCGCGCTCGAGGAGGCGTGTGTCCTGTGGGGAGGGGCGTGGGCGGGTGGCGCGCCGGCGTTCTGGCCGTGGATCCAGATCGTGCGTTCCCACCTCGGCAGGCGTGGCGAAGCCGCCACCCTCGAGAGGTTCGGCTCCGGGGCGCGATGTGTCGCCGACCTGATCCCGGCGTTGCGGACCTCGCAACCCGCTGGGGACGGCGACCCGGGTCACGGGCGGTTCGAGCTCTTCGACGCGTTCGCGACGTTCCTGGCGAACACCGCCCATGCCGAGGGTGCCGCGGTCGTCGTTCTGGACGACCTGCACCTGGCGGACGAGTCCAGCCTGCGGCTCGCCGAGTTCGTCATCGGGGCGGTTCGGACAGCTCCCCTGCTGCTCCTCGGCTCGTGCCACGAGAGCGGCGCCCAGCCAGGCGGAACCGCCGACGCACTGGGCCGGTTCGCAACCTCCGCGACCCGCGTCGCACTGGGCGGCCTGACGGAGGCCGAGCTGTCCCAGCTGGTCGCGGCGCGGACGGGCACCCCGCCGGACGCCCGGGTCGTCGCGCGGTTGCACGCCCTCACCGACGGCAACCCGTCGTTCGCAGACGCGCTGTTGGCGACCGCGACGGGCCCGGACACCCCGCTTCGGCTACCCGACCAGCTCCTCAGCGTGGTGCGGAGCCGGCTGGCCGGTCTGTCGGACGCGGCCCAGGCCGTCCTCGGCTGGGCCGCCGTGCTGGGTACGGAATTCGGGCTCGAGCCGCTGCCCTACCTGGCGCACCTGCCGGCGAGGGACCTCGTTGCTCTGCTGGCGGAGGCGCGAGCCGCGGGCGTCGTGCGCGACGCTGACCAGGCCGATCGCTACCGCTTCTGCCCTGCGCTCGTGCGGGACATCGTGTACGACGGCCTCGGACCCGACCGCCGCGTGGCGATGCACGGCCGTGTGGGTGACGTCCTCGAAGGACTCGAGCGCGGCGACCGGGCGGAGCGGCTGCCCGCGCTCGCGCACCACTACCGCCTCGCGGCCCCCCGGCGCGGAACCGAGAAGGCGTTGCGCTACACGTTGGAGGCGGCTCGCACCGCCGCCCGTCTGCTCGCCCACGAGGAAGCCGCCGGGGGGTACCAGCAGGCCCTGGACCTCCTGGCGGCCAGCCAGCCCGCCGAACGGGCGCGACTGCTCCTGCTGCTCGCGGACGAGCAGTGGCGCGCCGGGCGCACCGACCTCGCCCTCGACACTCTGGAGGAGACCGCACGGCTGGCCCGACAGCTCGGGGACGGTGAGATGCTCGCTCGGGCGGCGCTGCGGATGGGCGGTGGGCGCATCGAGTCGGGCGCCGTCCGGCCCGGACTCGTCAAGCTGCTCGAGGAGGCCCTGGCCGGAGTGGACGGCGAGGCGACGGCGCTCCGGGTGCGGCTCCTGGGACGCCTTGCCGTGGCGTTGTACTTCACCGACGACTACCTCCGCCGGGACCGCCTCAGCGCCGAGGCGGTCACCCTCGCCCGCAAGCTGGATGATCCCGCCGCTGTCGCGTCGAGCCTGAACACCCGACACTTCGCGATCTGGGGGCGCGGAACCTTGGCAGAGCGGTTGGCCCTGGCGGAGGAGGCGACACGCCTGGCCCAGGACGCCGGCGATGCGGAGCTGGTGCTCGAGGCGCGAACGTGGAGGGTCGTCGACCTGCTGGAGTACGGCGACCGCGCCGGCCTGGACGCTGAGGTCGCCCGCTACGTCGAGGACGCCGAGGCGCTGCGGCTGCCCGTCTACCGCTGGTACGGCCTGCTGTTCGCGACGATGCGCGCGCTGCTCGACGGCCGCCTCGACGCTGCGGAGGAGCTCGTCCCCCGAGCGGTCGCTGCCGGCCGGGCGGCGGGGATCGCCAGCAGCGAGCAGTTCGGTGCTGTCCAGCTCTACCTGCTGCGGCGCGAGCAGGGGCGTCTCCCCGAGCTGGCCGAAGCCGTCGAGCAGTTCGCTGCGGCCTACCCGGCGTTGCCGGTGTGGCGTTGCGGGTTCGCGCTGCTGCTCTGCGAGACCGGCCGCGCTGCCGATGCCATCGAGATTCTCGACGAGCTGGCCGCCGACGGGTTCGGGCGGCTGCCGCCGGACGGGAACTGGCTCGCGTCGGCGGCGCTCTTGGCGGAGGTGTGCGTCCGTGTCGGCGCGACCGGGCACGCGCAGCGGCTCTACGAGCTCCTCCTTCCCCACGCCGACCAGCACGTCGTCGTCGCCACCGCCGTCGCCTACCTGGGCGCCGTGTCGCACTACCTGGGGCTGCTCGCGGCGGCTCTCGGCGAGCCCGACGCGGCCGCCGCCCACTTCGCCGACGCACGGCATCGTCACGTCCAGATGCGGGCGCCAGCATGGCTCGCCCGCACCGAGGAGGCGTCCGCCGCTGCCGCGGTCGTTCGCCTGCCCGAGGACTCGGCGCGGCGGTGA
- a CDS encoding transcriptional regulator yields MTLVLDRPRLIARLEAAAEFRLTTVVAGPGAGKSTLLHSWASARPVVSCTLIAADRQPNHLAHRLMVGLQPHVGQLPDELAIAVTGTDGPAPDADDPARARTLGTLLCSALDELLTRDLVLVLDDADLVDASGPAAQLIETIVRQAPALLHVVVSGQRPPPFPIDRMDQPRGVTAITEADLAFTGDETCHVLTRLAGDDAGTVAAAAQAATAGHPAAVRLLAVVLANQPVSDWADCVSTLPAARDDQLRELAVTAYEAQPLRPRELVRTVASLPAFTVPLCEHLGQAGAETTVAELVRDGLFVHAVGDRSGWFTVSQLARQWLDRRLSLDVWEAQDLHLRAAAWFETVDAFQEALQTLAAIDAAEPMAALLSRRAAALLRVVDVKTIVDAVDGLPTVGRPPHLEALVGEALQRAGEWDDALAALERAAGDAPEIPAGVAWRLGLVHYLRGELDEALGAYARARIGGDPGDEACVLAWTASVHWLRGDIATSRQLAGRAMTLAEGADDSRALALAHTALALLSANDGDRAANHAHYARALHHAERAGDLLQVVRIRGNRASLHLEEGAFEDAIAEADVAISLADVAGLASLRALALTNRGEAQFRLGRLEQATCDLEDARALYEQVGSRGVAYPLLKLADVHRERGDLALARAEYEEAIRHAEAAEDRQCLVPALAGLAEVRAGEDPAAARRLAERALAAGPGIGYTRAALAAARLALSRDDPDEAARWSRLAADDAARRRDRSGLAEALAVQAVASQPPSVELLAQAQRIWQQIGDPVGEARTASTLADLVGDGSASKAAQARLAELGSRRPTLAGRVPQAPPPLELLTLGGFRLLRDGETAPATAWQSKKARDLVKFLIARRGHRTPRDVVFDALWSEEDGGAMGNRLSVTMSTARAVLDPDKRFPPDYYVGADKEAVWLEIDHCAIDVERFLADVATGLAGRRRGEPAAAAVLARAEALYVGDVFEEDPYEDWTVSLREEARAAYMATARALAEDAAAAGEHDVAGRYLLRLLERDPYDEGAHLALVGCLTAAGQHGEARRWYRTYCARMAELDVEAAPFPGVAGSRVPTSPSPGGRARRAAG; encoded by the coding sequence GTGACGCTCGTCCTGGACCGGCCACGGCTCATCGCGCGGCTGGAGGCCGCGGCGGAGTTCCGCCTGACGACCGTGGTCGCCGGTCCCGGCGCCGGGAAGTCGACGCTCCTCCACAGCTGGGCCTCGGCCCGTCCTGTCGTGTCGTGCACCCTCATCGCCGCCGACCGCCAGCCCAACCACCTGGCCCACCGGCTGATGGTCGGCCTCCAGCCGCACGTCGGGCAGCTGCCCGACGAGCTGGCGATCGCGGTCACCGGAACCGATGGCCCGGCGCCGGACGCCGACGACCCGGCACGGGCTCGCACGCTCGGCACGCTGCTCTGTTCGGCCTTGGACGAACTGCTGACGCGCGACCTCGTGCTCGTGTTGGACGACGCCGACCTCGTCGATGCGTCTGGTCCGGCCGCGCAGCTCATCGAGACCATCGTCCGGCAGGCCCCTGCACTGCTCCACGTCGTCGTGTCCGGACAGCGACCGCCCCCGTTCCCGATCGACAGGATGGACCAACCGCGAGGCGTGACCGCCATCACGGAGGCTGACCTGGCGTTCACGGGGGACGAGACCTGTCACGTGCTGACACGCTTGGCCGGCGATGACGCCGGGACGGTCGCCGCAGCCGCCCAGGCCGCCACAGCAGGCCATCCGGCTGCGGTGCGGCTGCTGGCCGTGGTACTGGCCAACCAGCCGGTCAGCGACTGGGCGGACTGCGTGTCCACGTTGCCCGCGGCCCGGGACGACCAGCTCCGCGAGCTGGCCGTCACGGCCTACGAGGCCCAGCCGCTGCGGCCGCGAGAGCTCGTGCGGACCGTCGCGTCACTGCCTGCCTTCACCGTGCCGCTGTGCGAGCACCTCGGGCAGGCAGGAGCCGAGACGACCGTTGCCGAGCTCGTGCGCGATGGCCTCTTCGTCCACGCCGTCGGCGACCGCTCCGGCTGGTTCACCGTGAGCCAACTCGCCCGCCAGTGGCTGGATCGACGCCTATCGCTCGACGTCTGGGAGGCGCAGGACCTCCACCTGCGGGCGGCCGCGTGGTTCGAGACGGTGGACGCGTTCCAGGAGGCGCTGCAGACGCTCGCGGCGATAGATGCAGCGGAGCCGATGGCGGCCCTGCTGAGCCGCCGCGCAGCGGCACTGTTGCGCGTCGTCGACGTCAAGACCATCGTCGACGCCGTCGACGGCCTCCCGACGGTCGGGCGTCCACCGCATCTCGAGGCGCTGGTCGGGGAAGCCCTCCAGCGTGCGGGGGAGTGGGACGACGCGCTGGCGGCGTTGGAGCGCGCCGCCGGGGACGCACCCGAGATCCCCGCTGGCGTGGCCTGGCGGCTCGGGCTGGTGCACTACCTGCGCGGCGAGCTGGACGAGGCCCTCGGCGCCTACGCCCGCGCACGGATCGGCGGCGATCCGGGCGACGAGGCCTGCGTCCTGGCGTGGACGGCCTCGGTCCACTGGCTGCGGGGAGACATCGCCACGAGCCGGCAGCTCGCGGGGCGGGCGATGACTCTGGCGGAAGGTGCCGACGACTCGCGGGCACTGGCGTTGGCCCACACCGCGCTGGCCCTGCTCTCCGCGAACGACGGCGACCGTGCAGCCAACCACGCCCATTACGCGCGTGCCCTGCACCACGCCGAGCGTGCCGGGGACCTGCTCCAGGTCGTGCGGATCCGCGGCAACCGGGCATCGTTGCACCTGGAGGAGGGGGCGTTCGAGGACGCCATCGCCGAGGCGGACGTCGCCATCAGCCTGGCGGACGTGGCCGGGCTCGCGTCACTCCGCGCGCTGGCGCTCACGAACCGCGGCGAGGCCCAGTTCCGTCTCGGCCGCCTGGAGCAGGCCACCTGCGACCTCGAGGACGCCCGTGCGCTCTACGAGCAGGTCGGATCCCGCGGCGTCGCGTACCCGCTCCTCAAGCTCGCGGACGTCCATCGGGAGCGGGGCGACCTCGCGCTGGCCCGCGCCGAGTACGAGGAGGCCATCCGCCACGCGGAAGCGGCCGAGGACCGGCAGTGCCTGGTCCCCGCGCTGGCGGGGTTGGCGGAGGTCCGTGCCGGCGAGGACCCCGCCGCGGCGCGACGACTCGCCGAGCGCGCCCTCGCCGCCGGCCCCGGGATCGGCTACACCCGAGCCGCGCTGGCGGCCGCCCGCCTGGCGCTCAGTCGGGACGACCCCGACGAGGCCGCCCGCTGGTCGCGTCTCGCCGCCGATGACGCCGCGCGGCGCCGCGACCGCAGCGGGCTCGCCGAGGCGCTCGCGGTGCAGGCGGTGGCGTCGCAGCCGCCTTCGGTCGAGCTGCTCGCCCAGGCCCAGCGGATCTGGCAGCAGATCGGTGACCCGGTCGGCGAGGCACGCACCGCCTCGACCCTCGCCGACCTCGTCGGGGACGGCTCCGCGAGCAAGGCGGCGCAGGCCCGCTTGGCCGAGCTGGGGTCCCGGCGCCCAACGCTGGCTGGACGCGTGCCGCAGGCCCCCCCGCCGCTGGAGTTGCTGACGCTCGGTGGCTTCCGGTTGCTGCGCGACGGCGAGACCGCGCCGGCGACCGCATGGCAGTCCAAGAAGGCACGCGACCTCGTGAAGTTCCTCATCGCCCGGCGGGGCCACCGGACCCCCCGCGACGTCGTCTTCGATGCTCTGTGGTCCGAGGAGGATGGCGGCGCCATGGGCAACCGCCTGTCGGTGACCATGTCCACCGCGCGGGCGGTGCTGGACCCGGACAAGCGCTTCCCGCCGGACTACTACGTGGGGGCCGACAAGGAGGCGGTGTGGTTGGAGATCGACCACTGCGCCATCGACGTGGAGCGGTTCCTCGCCGACGTGGCGACCGGGCTCGCCGGGCGGCGCCGGGGCGAGCCCGCTGCGGCTGCCGTCCTCGCGCGCGCGGAGGCGCTCTACGTCGGGGACGTCTTCGAGGAGGATCCCTACGAGGACTGGACCGTGTCACTGCGGGAGGAGGCCCGCGCCGCCTACATGGCGACCGCCCGCGCGCTGGCGGAGGACGCCGCGGCGGCCGGCGAGCACGACGTCGCCGGCCGCTACCTGCTGCGGCTGCTGGAGCGTGACCCGTACGACGAGGGTGCGCACCTCGCGTTGGTCGGCTGCCTGACCGCGGCAGGCCAGCATGGCGAGGCTCGCCGCTGGTACCGCACCTACTGCGCGAGGATGGCTGAGCTCGACGTCGAGGCGGCACCCTTCCCCGGGGTTGCCGGCTCGCGCGTGCCTACCTCCCCTTCGCCTGGTGGCCGGGCGCGTCGGGCGGCGGGCTGA
- a CDS encoding aspartate aminotransferase family protein, translating into MRESDWQGVLDAVREPALAYLRSLPDRRVYRPTDPEEILASMGGPLPSEGVPATEVIAALARDLEPFIVAHASGRYFGFVIGGLHPAAYGAEILTATWDQNAGLYAVAPGVAVVEEVAAGWLLDLLDLPRDASVGFVTGGQMASFTCLAAARDAVLRQVGWDVEADGLQGAPPVHVVVKSEKHSTVARALRFLGLGYSRAVEVASDAGSRMDAEDLDRTLENLDGPTIICVEAGNVNTGSFDPFHAVADAAEAHRSRDNPTWVHVDGAIGLWARASSGQRPITAGLDRLDSWSTDAHKLLNVAYDSGIAVCRDRSAHRAAMSVQASYLVHSDEGGPRDQLDWNPEFSRRARGLGVYATLRSLGSRGVEDLVDRVCALARRFATAIGESGKAQIANDVAFNQILVRWLADDQDHDAFTDRVVNRVQEDGTAFFSGTTWNGMRLMRISVSNWATDEEDVDRAVDALLRCAREG; encoded by the coding sequence ATGCGTGAGTCCGACTGGCAAGGAGTTCTCGACGCGGTCCGCGAACCGGCACTGGCCTACCTACGGTCCCTACCCGACCGTCGCGTCTACCGGCCGACGGACCCAGAGGAGATCCTGGCGTCGATGGGCGGTCCGTTGCCGTCCGAAGGCGTTCCGGCCACAGAGGTGATCGCGGCGCTGGCCCGCGATCTTGAACCCTTCATCGTCGCCCACGCGTCGGGACGGTACTTCGGGTTCGTCATCGGCGGGTTGCACCCCGCCGCTTACGGCGCGGAGATCCTCACCGCGACGTGGGACCAGAACGCGGGCCTCTACGCGGTCGCGCCCGGCGTGGCGGTCGTCGAGGAGGTGGCGGCGGGGTGGCTGCTCGACCTGCTCGACCTGCCCCGGGATGCCTCGGTGGGGTTCGTCACGGGTGGGCAGATGGCGAGCTTCACCTGTCTGGCGGCCGCACGTGATGCGGTGCTGCGCCAGGTCGGGTGGGACGTCGAGGCGGACGGTCTGCAGGGAGCCCCGCCGGTCCACGTCGTGGTGAAGTCGGAGAAGCACAGCACGGTCGCCAGGGCGTTGCGCTTCCTCGGGCTCGGCTACAGCCGTGCGGTGGAGGTTGCCTCCGACGCCGGATCACGGATGGACGCCGAGGACCTCGACCGGACGCTGGAGAACCTCGACGGTCCCACCATCATCTGCGTCGAGGCGGGCAACGTGAACACCGGGTCTTTCGATCCGTTCCATGCCGTGGCCGACGCCGCCGAGGCTCACCGGAGCCGAGACAACCCGACGTGGGTCCACGTGGACGGCGCCATCGGCCTGTGGGCGCGAGCGTCCTCCGGGCAGCGGCCCATCACCGCAGGCTTGGACCGGCTGGACTCGTGGTCGACCGACGCGCACAAACTGCTCAACGTCGCCTACGACTCCGGCATCGCCGTGTGCCGGGACCGCTCCGCGCACCGCGCCGCCATGAGCGTACAAGCCAGCTACCTCGTCCACAGCGACGAAGGCGGTCCCCGTGATCAGTTGGACTGGAACCCGGAGTTCTCGCGCAGAGCACGCGGACTGGGGGTCTACGCGACGCTGCGCTCGCTGGGGAGCCGCGGCGTCGAGGACCTGGTCGACCGTGTCTGTGCTCTGGCCCGCCGTTTCGCCACCGCTATCGGCGAGAGCGGCAAGGCACAGATCGCCAACGACGTCGCCTTCAACCAGATCCTGGTCCGATGGCTCGCCGACGACCAGGACCATGACGCGTTCACCGACCGGGTCGTCAACCGCGTCCAGGAGGATGGCACCGCCTTCTTCAGCGGCACCACCTGGAACGGCATGCGCTTGATGCGCATCTCGGTGTCCAACTGGGCCACGGACGAGGAGGACGTCGACCGCGCGGTCGATGCGCTCCTGCGGTGCGCTCGGGAGGGATGA
- a CDS encoding gamma-glutamyltransferase family protein — translation MSSRPLRRNPYLLAAMAALVAVTSMTAASADPAGEGSRFRSAVTSSGGVVSSLSTQSARAGIGILDAGGNAIDAAVATVFAVGVTRPEFCGIGGGGFLVYRGADGEVASLDFRETYPLASGPDTFFIPGMHRDGTTGLEGAAGHMAVGVPGTVAGMAAALERHGSGRFSLAEVIAPAERLAREGMTVSQQFAALSTLFHQRLSYYEETRSIYLLGGATPYPPGSTLVQADYARSLALVAAFGPEAFYADAEYPAFDYNGYRYEAGPSIGRLIVRDMEGAEEAARTNPVIVAQWGPEPNDIGLLTTEDFSTYRAIWREPLTGTYRGHEVISMPPPTSGGVQTIEMLNILEGFPLGSPGWEHSSANHLHAMAEVQKIAWADRNAHIGDPDFVDVPVEQLTGKGYANKRRAEIGFGEDSARLYEAGEFEDEEPHGEASGSGGGHTLHVSVVDAAGNAVSVTCSTGFAFGSAVVAPGTGFTLNSSIIMPGPPGSPDEAQAGKRSESRTTPAIVARHGVPVLVTGGGGSSTIPRGVVQNIVNVVDFGMDIAQGIDAARVDAVVADDGDTEALELSIEAHDPRDPGIQHPPGSAPRISEEVQRELERRGHTLVHRGEYDFQPHLASAGVDQITGRRLAVSDPREEWGSCAQADVPPTTCP, via the coding sequence GTGAGCAGCCGACCGCTCCGGCGGAACCCGTACCTGCTCGCCGCGATGGCGGCACTGGTTGCGGTCACCTCGATGACCGCTGCCTCAGCGGACCCGGCCGGCGAGGGGAGCAGGTTCCGCTCTGCCGTCACGAGCAGCGGAGGCGTGGTCTCCTCCCTGTCGACGCAGTCGGCCCGCGCGGGGATCGGCATCCTGGACGCCGGCGGCAACGCGATCGATGCCGCTGTGGCGACGGTGTTCGCGGTGGGCGTCACCCGGCCGGAGTTCTGCGGCATCGGCGGCGGGGGCTTCCTCGTCTACCGAGGCGCCGACGGCGAGGTCGCATCGCTCGACTTCCGGGAGACCTACCCGCTCGCCTCAGGCCCTGACACCTTCTTCATCCCTGGGATGCACCGGGACGGCACGACCGGCCTCGAGGGCGCCGCCGGGCACATGGCCGTGGGCGTCCCCGGCACCGTGGCGGGTATGGCCGCCGCGCTCGAGCGGCACGGGTCGGGGCGGTTCTCCCTGGCCGAGGTCATCGCGCCCGCCGAGCGGCTCGCCCGCGAGGGGATGACCGTCAGCCAGCAGTTCGCCGCGTTGAGCACGCTGTTCCACCAGCGGCTCTCCTACTACGAGGAGACCCGCAGCATCTACCTGCTGGGCGGCGCGACCCCGTACCCGCCCGGATCCACGCTCGTACAGGCGGACTACGCCAGGTCGCTCGCCCTCGTCGCCGCCTTCGGGCCCGAGGCGTTCTACGCCGATGCCGAGTACCCGGCGTTCGACTACAACGGCTATCGCTACGAGGCCGGACCCAGCATCGGGCGGCTCATCGTGCGGGACATGGAGGGCGCCGAGGAGGCGGCCAGGACCAACCCCGTCATCGTGGCCCAGTGGGGGCCCGAGCCCAACGACATCGGCCTGCTGACCACCGAGGACTTCTCCACCTACCGAGCGATCTGGCGCGAGCCCCTCACGGGGACCTACCGGGGCCACGAGGTGATCTCGATGCCGCCGCCGACCTCGGGAGGCGTGCAGACGATCGAGATGCTCAACATCCTGGAGGGCTTCCCGCTCGGCTCTCCGGGCTGGGAGCACTCTTCGGCCAACCACCTCCACGCCATGGCCGAGGTGCAGAAGATCGCCTGGGCCGACCGCAACGCCCACATCGGGGACCCCGACTTCGTCGACGTGCCGGTCGAGCAGCTCACGGGCAAGGGCTACGCGAACAAGCGCCGGGCCGAGATCGGGTTCGGGGAGGACTCAGCGAGGCTCTACGAGGCCGGAGAGTTCGAAGACGAGGAGCCGCACGGAGAGGCTTCCGGCTCCGGCGGTGGGCACACCCTCCACGTCTCGGTGGTCGACGCGGCCGGTAACGCCGTGTCCGTCACATGCAGCACCGGCTTCGCCTTCGGCAGCGCGGTCGTCGCCCCGGGCACCGGCTTCACGCTCAACTCCTCGATCATCATGCCCGGGCCCCCCGGCAGCCCCGACGAAGCCCAAGCGGGCAAGCGGAGCGAGTCCCGAACGACGCCGGCGATCGTCGCCCGTCATGGCGTTCCCGTGCTCGTCACCGGAGGGGGCGGCAGCAGCACCATCCCCCGGGGCGTCGTGCAGAACATCGTCAACGTCGTCGACTTCGGGATGGACATCGCCCAGGGGATCGACGCCGCGCGGGTCGATGCCGTCGTGGCGGACGACGGCGACACGGAAGCGCTGGAGCTGAGCATCGAGGCCCACGATCCGCGGGACCCCGGGATCCAGCACCCCCCCGGGTCCGCGCCGCGCATCTCCGAAGAGGTGCAACGAGAACTAGAGCGCCGGGGCCACACGCTCGTGCACCGCGGGGAGTACGACTTCCAACCGCACCTCGCCTCAGCGGGCGTGGACCAGATCACCGGGCGGCGGCTGGCGGTGTCGGACCCCCGGGAGGAATGGGGCTCCTGCGCTCAGGCCGATGTCCCGCCAACCACGTGCCCGTAA
- a CDS encoding HNH endonuclease, translating into MDLFDQIDRDVLDATVEIHTHLNRLQAQQSRLLDRSQRAGAYRADGAVTLASWYAARTGMDGAAASRLTRRATRLRHYDQLRDAYQAGQVSSEHVDVIVRATTTRRYPALHEAEPALVTLARHGTPTDVRRAVKLIRDHTDPDGTDAEPMGPGPDERREVTVHPGIDGLGDLHGTLVPEVHELLAQLIETLATPDGKDVPKEQRRTAAQIRHDAFAEILRRAAAATLETKNGARPHVNLMIDLWTLLGREAAATFESRLRRTGTIDDQLARDLLAQWGLHDEGFLTNVILTAGPYRPVAFGRSLRTIPDWLRPLLEHIHTHCRYPFCDRPVAWTEADHVIPWADHGETEWDSTLPACKGHDSHHAMHTTGGWSATYDPHSGIATFTSPTGHQIRTHPPPRRC; encoded by the coding sequence GTGGATCTGTTCGATCAGATCGACCGTGACGTGCTCGACGCCACCGTCGAGATCCACACCCACCTCAACCGCCTCCAGGCCCAGCAGTCGCGGCTGCTGGACCGCTCCCAACGCGCCGGGGCCTACCGGGCGGACGGGGCCGTCACCCTGGCGTCGTGGTACGCCGCCCGCACCGGCATGGACGGCGCTGCCGCGTCGCGGCTGACCCGCCGCGCAACCCGGCTGCGGCACTACGACCAGCTCCGCGACGCCTACCAGGCGGGGCAGGTCTCCTCCGAGCACGTCGATGTGATCGTGCGCGCCACCACCACCCGCCGCTACCCCGCCCTGCATGAAGCCGAACCCGCCCTGGTCACCCTCGCCCGCCACGGCACCCCCACCGACGTGCGCCGCGCGGTCAAGCTCATCCGCGACCACACCGACCCTGACGGCACCGACGCGGAGCCGATGGGGCCGGGGCCCGACGAGCGCCGCGAGGTGACCGTCCACCCCGGCATCGACGGGCTCGGTGACCTGCACGGCACGCTCGTGCCCGAGGTGCACGAGCTGTTGGCGCAGCTGATCGAGACGCTGGCCACCCCCGACGGCAAGGACGTGCCCAAGGAGCAGCGCCGCACCGCCGCCCAGATCCGCCACGACGCGTTCGCCGAGATCCTGCGCCGCGCCGCCGCCGCGACGCTGGAGACCAAGAACGGCGCCCGTCCCCACGTCAACCTGATGATCGACCTGTGGACCCTGCTGGGCCGAGAAGCCGCCGCCACGTTCGAATCCCGTCTGCGCCGCACCGGCACCATCGACGACCAACTCGCCCGCGACCTGCTCGCACAGTGGGGCCTGCACGACGAGGGGTTCCTCACCAACGTCATCCTCACCGCCGGCCCCTACCGCCCGGTCGCGTTCGGACGCTCCCTGCGCACCATCCCTGACTGGCTCCGCCCCCTCCTGGAGCACATCCACACCCACTGCCGCTACCCCTTCTGTGATCGGCCGGTGGCGTGGACCGAAGCCGACCACGTCATCCCCTGGGCCGACCACGGCGAAACCGAATGGGACAGCACCCTGCCCGCCTGCAAAGGCCACGACAGCCACCACGCCATGCACACCACCGGGGGCTGGAGCGCCACCTACGACCCCCACAGCGGGATCGCGACCTTCACGTCGCCCACCGGACACCAGATCCGCACCCACCCCCCGCCCCGACGATGTTGA